Proteins encoded in a region of the Raphanus sativus cultivar WK10039 chromosome 8, ASM80110v3, whole genome shotgun sequence genome:
- the LOC108821571 gene encoding heat stress transcription factor A-4c-like, producing the protein MDFSTERTRICAFLNKAYELVDDPSTDKIISWAPNGRTFVVWKPLKCSSDLLPLRLGIANFARFESYGFSKIVSGQQLEFLCKDFVKGHPELLERISDRYVAKLRAFYEKRYKPFEDRLKNAKTKEEWDLAVKEQKGFFENDSKERRASRPRTKSSPPAPEN; encoded by the exons ATGGACTTTTCTACCGAAAGAACCAGAATCTGCGCTTTCCTCAACAAAGCATATGAGTTGGTTGATGatccttctacggataagataaTTTCGTGGGCACCAAACGGCAGGACATTCGTGGTTTGGAAACCGCTCAAGTGTTCAAGTGACCTTCTTCCACTACGCTTGGGAATCGCAAACTTTGCAAGATTCGAGTCATAT GGCTTTAGCAAGATTGTGTCTGGACAACAGTTGGAGTTTCTATGCAAAGATTTCGTGAAGGGCCACCCTGAGCTTTTGGAGAGGATTAGCGATCGGTACGTGGCCAAGTTGAGAGCTTTCTATGAGAAGAGGTACAAGCCATTTGAGGATCGGCTTAAAAATGCAAAGACCAAGGAAGAGTGGGATCTAGCAGTGAAGGAGCAGAAGGGGTTTTTTGAAAACGATAGTAAGGAGAGAAGGGCGAGCAGGCCAAGGACGAAGAGCTCTCCACCAGCTCCGGAGAATTAA
- the LOC130498536 gene encoding mitogen-activated protein kinase kinase kinase 20-like, protein MESNGELVKFLGEGAYGAVHLVRYILSDGSFYHVAVKGSSPTNRDSLNRELKILRELRGCPRIVTCFGDSLEEGLGYDRRKVYNLILEYAPEGSLSDFMDGYIDRKLPEPLIKDFTRMILEGLVSIHGHGYVHCDIKPDNLLVFPSGGDDDDSYELKISDFGVTLEVGDTPDYWSIYSPFVGSPRYMPPESVENGVVKETLDLWSLGCLVLEMYTGERPWEGIDNDRIEALLLGGKAPEIPESVPCDAREFIQTCFARNPEERGSAFKLWFHRFLLLRPPKEDKVIAVAAAGEKRDSLPLRIRGAWKDITKKPLKAKIFPSKPPKSKKILNSLLGCLG, encoded by the coding sequence ATGGAATCAAACGGAGAGTTGGTGAAGTTTTTAGGCGAAGGTGCTTACGGTGCCGTCCATCTCGTCAGATACATTCTTAGCGACGGTTCTTTCTATCATGTCGCCGTCAAAGGCTCTTCCCCCACGAACCGCGATTCTCTCAACAGAGAGCTAAAGATTCTGCGCGAACTCAGAGGCTGCCCGAGAATCGTTACATGCTTCGGAGACTCTTTGGAAGAAGGTTTAGGGTACGACAGACGCAAAGTCTACAATCTGATTCTCGAGTACGCACCCGAAGGGAGTCTTAGTGATTTCATGGACGGCTACATCGACAGAAAACTACCTGAACCGCTTATCAAAGACTTCACGCGGATGATTCTCGAAGGTTTGGTCTCTATCCACGGTCACGGTTACGTTCATTGCGATATCAAACCCGACAATCTCCTTGTCTTCCCGTCCggaggagatgatgatgattcttaCGAGTTGAAGATTTCTGATTTTGGAGTCACCTTAGAAGTGGGAGACACTCCTGATTACTGGAGTATCTATTCTCCTTTTGTGGGGTCGCCTCGTTACATGCCCCCCGAGTCTGTCGAAAACGGCGTCGTTAAGGAAACCCTAGACCTGTGGTCGTTGGGGTGCTTGGTGTTGGAGATGTATACGGGTGAGAGGCCGTGGGAAGGGATTGATAACGATCGTATCGAGGCTCTTCTGCTTGGCGGTAAGGCTCCGGAGATTCCGGAAAGCGTGCCTTGCGATGCAAGAGAGTTTATCCAAACGTGTTTCGCGAGGAACCCTGAGGAGAGAGGAAGCGCGTTTAAGCTGTGGTTTCataggtttcttcttcttcgtccacCGAAGGAGGATAAGGTTATCGCCGTTGCCGCTGctggagagaagagagattcGTTGCCGTTGAGAATCAGAGGAGCTTGGAAGGATATTACAAAGAAGCCCCTGAAAGCGAAGATATTTCCATCGAAGCCTCCAAAGTCTAAGAAAATTCTGAATAGTCTACTGGGTTGCCTGGGTTAG
- the LOC108835169 gene encoding ABC transporter F family member 5, whose product MKVAYLSREFEVSMSRTVKEEFMRAFKKEMEITEKLEKNQKAIQRPFDGLDLMGRLLDEFDLLQRRSQAVNLDTVYVKVSKLIPGLGFVPEDADRLMASFSGGWQMRMSLRNIQLQDLLLDEPTNHLDLDTIEDMPMIIISHDRAFPDQLCTKIVEAEMAG is encoded by the exons ATGAAAGTTGCTTACCTGAGCCGAGAGTTCGAGGTTTCCATGAGCAGGACTGTGAAGGAAGAGTTCATGCGTGCTTTCAAGAAAGAGATGGAGATTACCGAGAAGCTGGAGAAAAATCAGAAGGCTATTCAACGGCCTTTTGATGGTTTGGACCTTATGGGGAGGTTATTAGACGAGTTTGATTTGTTGCAGAGACGGTCGCAAGCTGTGAACTTAGACACGGTCTATGTTAAAGTTAGTAAGCTGATACCAGGGTTAGGGTTTGTACCAGAGGATGCTGATAGGCTTATGGCTTCATTTAGCGGTGGATGGCAAATGAGAATGTCACTCAGAAATATTCAGCTTCAG GATCTGCTACTTGATGAGCCTACAAACCATTTGGATCTTGATACTATTGAAGATATGCCTATGATTATAATCTCACACGATAGAGCCTTCCCTGATCAGTTGTGTACCAAAATTGTGGAAGCCGAGATGGCTGGTTGA
- the LOC108821291 gene encoding heat stress transcription factor A-4a, with translation MVKQQSGCGKKRKEKQQSGSFASRFGFVTTLERVYRMVDDPSTDSIISWSESGKSFIVWDPTEFSRDFLQRTFHHNKFSSFIDRLDFYGIKKVESSEHCEFADEDFVKGEPERVMKIYARGSDSDDDSDDEVTVLMNSESKVVTITKTVSMKKTTKNKKTIMKKKKAIADELQVLQI, from the exons ATGGTTAAGCAACAGAGTGGGTGcggaaagaagagaaaagaaaagcagCAGAGTGGATCGTTTGCATCAAGATTCGGATTTGTTACGACATTGGAGCGTGTATATCGTATGGTGGACGATCCATCAACGGATTCAATCATCTCTTGGAGTGAAAGCGGCAAGAGTTTCATCGTTTGGGATCCAACCGAGTTTTCCAGAGATTTTCTACAGAGAACCTTTCATCACAACAAATTCTCTTCGTTTATCGACAGGCTTGACTTTTAC GGGATTAAGAAAGTTGAGTCTTCAGAGCACTGTGAATTTGCAGATGAAGACTTTGTGAAAGGTGAACCTGAGCGTGTTATGAAAATCTATGCCCGTGGTTCAGATTCCGATGATGATTCAGATGATGAAGTGACTGTCCTGATGAATTCTGAATCAAAAGTCGTTACCATCACGAAGACTGTCTCCATgaagaagacgacgaagaaCAAAAAGACtattatgaagaaaaagaaagcaatTGCGGATGAGTTGCAAGTTTTgcaaatttga